A stretch of Paenibacillus mucilaginosus 3016 DNA encodes these proteins:
- a CDS encoding YugN-like family protein: MIPLNSSLTSREEAYGQVRSYLQQHGFSLGGNWDYEHGSFDRSLDEVQKVWLRIPFQVTHGALDGDTDATDAVIQIGQPFVLKHLYNEGLDPEAKGMTFGALIDQFQEPVDKDAPVEPKWAAQAEELLRKVEASFPSSPAR, translated from the coding sequence ATGATCCCGCTGAATTCCTCGCTGACCAGCCGGGAGGAGGCCTATGGGCAAGTACGCAGCTATCTGCAGCAGCATGGGTTTTCGCTCGGAGGCAACTGGGACTATGAGCACGGAAGCTTTGACCGCTCCCTCGACGAGGTGCAGAAGGTATGGCTCCGCATCCCGTTCCAGGTAACCCACGGCGCCTTGGACGGAGACACGGATGCGACGGATGCCGTCATTCAGATCGGCCAGCCGTTCGTGCTGAAGCATCTATATAATGAAGGCTTGGATCCCGAGGCAAAGGGGATGACGTTCGGGGCCCTGATCGACCAGTTCCAGGAGCCCGTGGACAAGGATGCCCCAGTGGAGCCCAAATGGGCGGCGCAGGCCGAGGAGCTGCTTCGCAAGGTGGAAGCCTCGTTCCCTTCGTCCCCCGCCCGATAA
- a CDS encoding 3D domain-containing protein, whose product MLSKTASHVLWICCMTLMLSVWMWFEQEPPFAADGLRPKEEPSVAVMGAVPPAGSASAAEEPEAKPVSGSAAAGKKAARTNYKLFPHSGQDLKRFKAVEVTATGYYAGIESTGKEPGHPEYGVTYSGLKVTRDVESFSTIAADPSVFPIGTVLYIPGYGYGVVADTGGAIKGKRIDLYFETKDQVYREWGKKTLNVFVVKEGSGKLNEVLWNTLKTELLF is encoded by the coding sequence ATGTTATCGAAAACCGCAAGCCATGTCTTATGGATCTGCTGCATGACTCTGATGCTGTCCGTATGGATGTGGTTTGAACAAGAGCCGCCATTTGCAGCGGACGGGCTTCGTCCGAAGGAGGAGCCATCCGTAGCGGTCATGGGGGCTGTCCCGCCTGCCGGCAGCGCCTCTGCCGCTGAGGAGCCCGAAGCCAAGCCGGTATCCGGTTCGGCAGCCGCAGGGAAAAAGGCGGCACGAACGAATTACAAGCTGTTTCCGCACAGCGGACAAGATCTGAAGAGGTTCAAGGCGGTAGAGGTGACGGCTACCGGCTATTATGCCGGCATCGAGTCCACAGGCAAGGAGCCGGGGCATCCCGAGTATGGGGTAACTTATTCCGGTCTGAAGGTCACCCGGGACGTCGAATCGTTCTCGACGATTGCCGCCGACCCGTCCGTATTCCCGATCGGAACCGTCCTTTACATCCCAGGCTACGGCTATGGCGTTGTAGCCGATACCGGCGGGGCGATCAAAGGCAAACGGATCGATTTGTACTTTGAGACGAAGGATCAAGTATACCGGGAGTGGGGCAAAAAGACGCTGAATGTGTTCGTGGTCAAGGAAGGCTCCGGGAAGCTCAACGAGGTGCTGTGGAATACCTTGAAGACGGAGCTGCTGTTCTAA
- the ytxC gene encoding putative sporulation protein YtxC — protein sequence MKLFTVYLLKRSDAQADRLSRELSGSGDLLHNTDKIHIALNGTEGLHQIEVSGKLPAFQLHIDGDVLLAEAAQVLADYVLREEELPLLRSMIRQEYGYKREEDVSQILSYCDRMLGTEAHRTGPNDYAKAYARRREIIAEELREFLQEQTLLNLDGFLRFRLQTYREELREIVEYAVDEFVMDQQYREFISLLQYFVYIQEAKVPIVHLIHKGGADFLLMNERMELIETEENETVVTAQMLEKDMNFEDMIVSTLITVSPGKIFIHTREPDVQVIHTIRQIFENRVELCGYCRMCHSLDRSTAAEYNKG from the coding sequence ATGAAGCTGTTTACGGTATATTTGCTGAAACGTTCGGACGCACAGGCAGACCGGCTCAGCCGGGAACTCTCGGGTTCCGGCGATTTGCTACATAATACAGACAAAATCCATATCGCTCTTAACGGCACGGAGGGGCTGCATCAGATCGAGGTGTCAGGCAAGCTTCCGGCTTTTCAACTTCATATCGATGGGGATGTCTTGCTGGCGGAAGCTGCGCAGGTGCTTGCGGATTACGTGCTGCGCGAAGAGGAGCTCCCCCTTCTGAGAAGCATGATCAGACAGGAGTATGGGTACAAGCGGGAAGAGGATGTGAGCCAGATCCTGTCTTACTGTGACCGGATGCTCGGCACGGAAGCGCATCGGACCGGTCCGAATGACTATGCTAAAGCTTATGCGCGGCGCAGGGAAATCATAGCCGAGGAGCTCCGTGAATTTTTGCAGGAACAAACACTGCTTAATCTGGACGGCTTCCTGAGATTCCGGCTTCAAACGTACCGTGAAGAGCTCCGGGAGATTGTCGAGTATGCCGTTGACGAATTCGTGATGGACCAGCAGTACCGGGAATTTATCTCCCTGCTCCAGTATTTCGTCTATATCCAGGAAGCCAAGGTTCCGATCGTTCATCTCATTCACAAGGGCGGAGCGGATTTCCTGCTGATGAATGAGCGCATGGAGCTGATCGAAACGGAAGAGAATGAAACGGTCGTCACCGCCCAGATGCTGGAGAAGGATATGAACTTCGAGGACATGATCGTCTCCACGCTGATTACGGTGTCGCCGGGCAAGATCTTTATTCACACGCGGGAGCCTGACGTACAGGTCATCCATACTATCCGGCAGATCTTCGAGAACCGGGTGGAGCTGTGCGGGTACTGCCGGATGTGCCACAGCCTTGACCGCTCGACGGCTGCCGAATATAATAAAGGATAA
- the mqnC gene encoding cyclic dehypoxanthinyl futalosine synthase, whose amino-acid sequence MSSIDRILDSVLAGERLGVEDCIALYESDQIEKMGHAANQIMLRHHPEPVTTFVIGRNINYTNICDVFCRFCAFYRAPGSPEGYVLPDEVIFQKIQETIDVGGTEILMQGGVNPDLPFSYYTNLLREIKKRFPAITMHSFSPAEIMKMQVLSGLSLEEVIRALKEAGLDSLPGGGGEILDDRTRRKISRLKGSWRDWMDVMHAAHKVGMHTTGTMVIGFGESNEERALHLLRIREQQDLSLASGFPVPGFLAFISWTFQPENTNLKAEKLGAEDYLKNVAISRLMLDNVKNFQSSWVTMGPEVGKLSLHYGCNDFGSTMIEENVVSAAGTTHKVNISSTLQLIREAGKIPAQRNTKYDILRMFDDETVQVENDFIMQN is encoded by the coding sequence ATGAGTTCCATCGATCGTATCTTGGATTCGGTGCTGGCAGGAGAACGCCTTGGCGTGGAAGACTGCATCGCGCTGTATGAATCCGACCAGATTGAGAAAATGGGCCACGCGGCCAATCAGATCATGCTGAGGCATCACCCCGAGCCGGTGACGACCTTCGTGATCGGACGCAATATCAATTACACCAACATCTGCGACGTATTCTGCCGGTTCTGCGCATTCTACCGTGCTCCGGGTTCACCGGAGGGTTATGTTCTGCCGGATGAAGTTATATTCCAGAAGATTCAGGAAACGATCGATGTCGGTGGCACCGAGATCCTTATGCAGGGCGGCGTGAATCCGGACCTGCCGTTCTCCTACTATACAAACCTTCTCCGCGAGATCAAGAAGCGCTTCCCGGCGATTACGATGCATTCCTTCTCGCCGGCGGAGATCATGAAGATGCAGGTGCTGTCCGGCCTCTCTCTCGAAGAAGTGATCCGCGCGCTGAAGGAAGCGGGGCTCGACTCCCTCCCGGGCGGCGGCGGCGAGATTCTGGACGACCGCACGCGGCGCAAGATTTCGAGACTCAAAGGCTCGTGGCGCGATTGGATGGACGTCATGCATGCGGCGCATAAGGTCGGCATGCATACGACCGGTACGATGGTCATCGGCTTCGGCGAATCGAATGAAGAACGGGCGCTGCACCTGCTGCGGATCCGCGAGCAGCAGGATCTGTCGCTGGCAAGCGGGTTCCCGGTTCCGGGCTTCCTGGCCTTCATCTCGTGGACCTTCCAGCCGGAGAATACGAACCTGAAGGCGGAGAAGCTGGGTGCGGAGGATTACCTGAAGAACGTGGCGATCTCCCGCCTGATGCTCGACAACGTCAAGAACTTCCAGTCTTCCTGGGTGACCATGGGGCCGGAAGTGGGCAAGCTTTCGCTGCATTACGGCTGCAATGACTTCGGTTCGACGATGATCGAGGAGAACGTGGTTTCCGCGGCGGGCACGACCCATAAGGTCAATATTTCTTCCACGCTGCAGCTCATCCGCGAAGCGGGCAAGATTCCGGCCCAGCGCAATACGAAATACGACATTCTGCGGATGTTCGATGATGAGACGGTGCAGGTAGAGAACGACTTTATCATGCAGAACTAG
- a CDS encoding ammonium transporter produces MDLATLASGLDTVWVVLTAAMILLMEGGFALLEAGFVRQKNAVSIIMKVFVDITFGALIFYFFGFAIMYGKDLSGLIGTSGFFLGGDLSHIDLTISHETYWLFQCAFVIAVISIVSGAVAERINFHAYILFTIAMTGLIYPIAGHWVWSIGGWLGGLGMIDFAGSAVIHALGGFAALAAAVIIGPRIGKFTEDGTANIVPPSNLPLASVGAFILWFGWFGFNSGSTLSATNGSIGHIALTTMLAASAGGATCILFTMLRYRKSDPPMVINGSLAGLVGITAGCAFVSSGAAILIGAVCGIAMVFATEYLESKKIDDPVGAFAVHGVSGSIGTLAVGLFAKPELIEGLGQGYTGLFYGGGFQLLGVQALGLAIIIVWGFATTWVVFKLIRLVVPVRVSRDEELVGLDVGIHGVPAYSQDTDFIELDQLKR; encoded by the coding sequence ATGGATTTGGCTACCTTGGCCAGCGGACTCGATACGGTTTGGGTCGTGCTGACCGCCGCCATGATTTTGCTTATGGAAGGCGGCTTCGCCCTGCTCGAAGCAGGCTTTGTCCGACAGAAGAACGCCGTGAGCATCATCATGAAAGTATTCGTCGACATTACCTTTGGCGCACTGATCTTCTACTTCTTCGGATTTGCCATCATGTACGGCAAAGACCTCTCGGGTCTCATCGGCACCAGCGGGTTCTTCCTCGGCGGAGACCTCTCGCACATCGATCTGACGATCTCGCACGAGACGTACTGGCTGTTCCAATGCGCATTTGTCATCGCCGTCATCTCGATCGTATCCGGAGCGGTAGCCGAGCGGATTAACTTTCACGCTTACATTCTGTTCACCATCGCCATGACAGGCTTGATCTATCCTATCGCAGGACACTGGGTATGGAGCATCGGAGGCTGGCTGGGCGGCCTCGGCATGATCGATTTTGCGGGCTCCGCGGTCATTCACGCCCTGGGAGGCTTCGCGGCTCTTGCCGCCGCGGTCATCATCGGCCCCCGCATCGGGAAGTTCACTGAAGACGGCACGGCGAATATCGTCCCTCCGTCGAACCTCCCCCTTGCGTCGGTCGGCGCCTTTATCCTGTGGTTCGGCTGGTTCGGCTTCAACTCCGGAAGTACGCTCAGCGCGACCAACGGCTCGATCGGCCACATCGCCCTCACCACCATGCTGGCAGCTTCCGCCGGCGGCGCCACCTGCATTCTCTTCACGATGCTGCGGTACCGCAAATCCGATCCGCCGATGGTTATCAACGGTTCCCTTGCCGGGCTTGTCGGCATCACGGCCGGCTGCGCATTCGTGAGCAGCGGCGCGGCGATCCTGATCGGAGCCGTATGCGGCATCGCCATGGTCTTCGCTACGGAATACCTGGAGTCGAAGAAGATCGACGATCCGGTCGGCGCCTTCGCGGTCCACGGCGTCAGCGGCAGCATCGGCACCCTGGCGGTAGGCCTGTTCGCCAAGCCCGAGCTTATCGAAGGTCTCGGACAAGGATACACCGGGCTGTTCTACGGCGGCGGCTTCCAGCTCCTTGGCGTTCAGGCGCTCGGACTGGCGATCATCATCGTATGGGGCTTCGCCACGACCTGGGTCGTCTTCAAGCTCATCCGGCTCGTCGTGCCGGTCCGGGTATCCCGTGATGAAGAGCTCGTGGGTCTGGATGTGGGCATCCACGGGGTTCCGGCGTACAGCCAGGACACCGATTTCATCGAGCTCGATCAATTGAAGAGATAA
- a CDS encoding GGDEF domain-containing protein, whose product MVFDAAQQARLSRWNRRLLNGYWGIAVLTVAAASVYVTTSRWNPDYTPIAILSLHTLWMVLGLLAVEAAYLLLKRFKDYVVICGGAALSLSLITTFPQLSPSLATLFLPILASVFYFQRRKLLFAYGIALASFFLIHTTVLHVFSSSPWGERISMTAILTFGAYLGLEIRRRGHDLLQDLKSTLASEQDLLVRNILMDKMAKTDALTGLYNHRSFHEYLDELMIHGEKNGLGFHLALLDIDHFKKVNDTYGHQAGDAVLIRVAAAIREMVSPNDFPARYGGEEFALLCPESGLAELLDQLERMRLRIAGMMHPELDGNPVTISVGIHAFSKGCSKEELFDGADEALYEAKREGRNRTKVHGNEVMTLTS is encoded by the coding sequence ATGGTTTTTGATGCGGCGCAGCAAGCGAGACTGTCCCGCTGGAACCGGAGGCTGCTGAATGGATACTGGGGCATTGCGGTTCTCACGGTCGCTGCCGCATCCGTCTATGTGACGACCTCGCGATGGAACCCCGATTATACCCCCATAGCGATCCTGAGTCTCCATACGCTCTGGATGGTGCTGGGGCTATTGGCGGTGGAAGCGGCTTATCTTCTCTTGAAGCGTTTCAAGGATTATGTCGTCATCTGCGGCGGTGCTGCGCTCTCCCTGAGTCTTATTACCACATTTCCGCAGCTCAGCCCCTCTTTGGCCACGTTATTTCTTCCGATATTGGCCTCGGTCTTTTATTTTCAGCGGCGTAAGCTTCTTTTCGCGTATGGAATCGCACTCGCCAGCTTCTTTCTCATCCATACCACCGTTCTGCACGTGTTCAGCTCCTCGCCCTGGGGGGAACGGATTTCGATGACGGCCATCTTGACCTTCGGCGCATACCTGGGACTTGAAATCCGCCGCCGCGGTCATGACCTCCTTCAGGATTTGAAATCGACCCTGGCTTCGGAGCAGGATCTGCTGGTACGCAATATTCTGATGGACAAGATGGCCAAGACCGACGCGCTGACCGGACTTTACAACCATCGGTCGTTCCATGAGTATCTGGATGAATTGATGATCCACGGCGAGAAGAACGGATTGGGCTTTCATCTGGCCCTGCTCGATATAGACCACTTCAAGAAAGTGAACGACACTTACGGGCACCAGGCAGGCGACGCCGTACTGATCAGGGTCGCAGCGGCCATCCGCGAGATGGTATCGCCGAATGATTTTCCCGCCCGCTACGGAGGCGAAGAATTCGCGCTCCTGTGCCCGGAGAGCGGGCTGGCGGAGCTCCTGGACCAACTCGAACGGATGCGGCTCCGCATAGCGGGGATGATGCATCCCGAGCTGGATGGTAATCCCGTAACCATTTCCGTAGGAATCCATGCCTTCAGCAAGGGCTGCTCCAAGGAAGAATTGTTCGATGGAGCGGACGAAGCACTTTATGAAGCCAAACGTGAGGGACGCAATCGGACGAAGGTGCATGGGAACGAAGTCATGACACTGACGTCTTAA
- a CDS encoding L,D-transpeptidase, with protein MPYPTTRYRVPKADHLIHLHKNLYLNRNDPNYYQKVINYLDRRSPEAHFRLAQHYEGEGRREKALFHYRETMRTHPSPYYYLASGSIRRLEKEAGLADSAEVPAASKDKPVIPLFLKVLLLALLFINLLLAGLFYGPAAISKVVSVWSPLGIGKAVTYESVELPFLLHIPYGTPNEEVEELLHDRAVQLSEGHPKNSIVIFGIASPVAGKSVVPLTDETWKSKAFVVAEYQPAVDDSVKIRFLQAELQKLRTEAGANLVRTALAAYKSEHGAYPASVQSLLSAYPSNYISFLPEEALSGSSEVRAFFDGSGGWVYQPGGSSPEGAFYPNVTAAAAEGIAAAAAAGGSGSGDGGGEAPEQSPWAVPYRPAALEVIQDQHVIRLTAGEALLAEYPVGLGAEGATPNGSFTIGERVLAPQGRQEGVYGAAALGMGRLAVHGTSDASSVGRDASLGCIRMTNEDIAALYPLVPRGTQVVIRPAEAAETAAHAALPARTVVPAQALLPAEYHRPSASASSGSGSASPVSAVPASSSPAAAPQNETAPGRIFHWLG; from the coding sequence ATGCCGTACCCGACGACCCGTTATCGAGTTCCTAAAGCCGACCATCTCATTCATCTGCATAAGAACCTGTATTTGAACCGCAACGACCCGAATTATTATCAGAAGGTCATCAATTATCTCGATCGCCGCTCTCCCGAAGCCCACTTCCGGCTGGCCCAGCACTATGAGGGAGAAGGCCGGCGGGAGAAGGCTCTGTTTCACTACAGGGAAACGATGAGAACCCATCCCTCCCCTTATTATTACCTGGCTTCCGGGTCCATCCGCCGGCTCGAGAAGGAAGCCGGACTCGCCGATTCCGCAGAAGTCCCCGCTGCATCGAAGGACAAGCCGGTCATTCCGCTCTTCCTCAAGGTGCTGCTCCTGGCCCTGCTCTTCATCAATCTTCTGCTGGCCGGACTCTTCTACGGACCTGCGGCCATCTCTAAGGTGGTTTCGGTCTGGAGCCCGCTTGGCATCGGCAAAGCCGTTACCTACGAGAGCGTAGAGCTCCCCTTCCTGCTGCACATCCCTTACGGCACACCGAATGAGGAAGTCGAAGAGCTGCTTCATGACCGGGCCGTTCAGCTGTCCGAGGGTCATCCGAAGAACAGCATCGTGATCTTCGGGATCGCCTCCCCAGTCGCCGGCAAAAGTGTCGTCCCGCTGACGGACGAGACCTGGAAGTCCAAAGCCTTCGTGGTCGCGGAGTACCAGCCGGCCGTGGATGATTCCGTCAAGATCCGTTTCCTTCAAGCGGAGCTGCAGAAGCTCCGCACCGAAGCGGGCGCCAATCTGGTGCGTACCGCTTTGGCTGCCTACAAGAGCGAGCACGGCGCCTATCCTGCGTCCGTGCAGTCTCTGCTGAGCGCCTACCCGTCCAACTACATCTCTTTCCTTCCTGAGGAAGCCCTGTCCGGTTCGTCCGAGGTTAGGGCTTTTTTCGATGGAAGCGGCGGCTGGGTATATCAGCCGGGCGGCTCCTCGCCTGAGGGCGCCTTCTACCCGAATGTTACCGCGGCCGCAGCCGAAGGGATCGCCGCAGCGGCTGCGGCGGGAGGCAGCGGCAGTGGCGATGGCGGTGGAGAGGCCCCTGAGCAGAGCCCTTGGGCTGTCCCTTACCGCCCGGCGGCCCTTGAAGTGATACAGGATCAGCACGTGATCCGGCTGACCGCCGGGGAAGCCCTGCTTGCCGAGTATCCTGTAGGGCTCGGAGCGGAAGGTGCCACGCCGAACGGAAGCTTCACCATTGGCGAGCGGGTCCTGGCTCCCCAAGGCCGTCAGGAAGGCGTCTACGGTGCAGCCGCGCTCGGGATGGGCCGGTTGGCTGTGCACGGCACCTCCGATGCTTCGTCCGTCGGAAGGGATGCCTCCCTGGGCTGTATCCGGATGACGAATGAAGACATCGCCGCGCTGTATCCGCTCGTGCCCCGCGGCACACAGGTCGTCATCCGCCCCGCGGAGGCCGCCGAAACGGCCGCGCATGCGGCCCTCCCTGCACGGACCGTGGTTCCGGCACAAGCCTTACTGCCGGCAGAGTACCATCGCCCTTCCGCATCCGCATCGTCCGGCTCCGGTTCAGCTTCGCCGGTATCGGCTGTGCCGGCCTCCTCTTCACCCGCAGCAGCCCCACAGAACGAGACCGCGCCTGGCCGGATCTTCCACTGGCTCGGATAA
- the thrS gene encoding threonine--tRNA ligase, translating into MAVKVTFPDGAVREYAEGTTVEEIAGSISSGLKKNAVVGKVNGKLVDLNTKLEADAEVSIVTLDSEEGLEVYRHSTAHLMAQAIKRLYGEQAVKLGIGPVIEDGFYYDIDMETSLTPEDLAKIEKEMERIAGENLAISRRVVSREEAIRIFTELGDPLKLELINDLPEDSVLTIYDQGEFFDLCRGPHLPSTGRIKAFKLLSVAGAYWRGDSKNKMLQRIYGTAFAKKSELEEHLHLLEEAKKRDHRKLGRELKMFTFSNEVGQGLPIWLPHGAKVRQTLERYIVDLEERLGYNHVYTPVLANVELYKTSGHWEHYSEDMFPKMVMDNEELVLRPMNCPHHMMVYKSDMRSYRDLPVRIAELGTMHRYEMSGALTGLHRVRAMTLNDAHIFCRPDQIKEEFARVVNLIRQVYADFGITEYRFRLSYRDPKDTEKYFPNDEMWEMSQRMLKEVVEELGLPYFEAEGEAAFYGPKLDVQIKTALKKEETLSTAQLDFLLPERFQLEYVGADGQKHRPVVIHRGIISTMERMTAFLLENFAGALPTWLCPVQAKVLPVSGNFDAYAKEVESKLQAAGIRVEADLRNEKLGYKIREAQLEKIPYMLVVGENEVQSGGASVRRRGQGDLGAQSLDEVAALILDDIRSKKVQ; encoded by the coding sequence ATGGCAGTCAAAGTTACATTCCCGGATGGGGCGGTAAGAGAGTATGCGGAGGGGACTACGGTTGAAGAGATCGCCGGATCGATCTCTTCCGGACTCAAGAAGAATGCAGTCGTGGGCAAAGTCAACGGCAAGCTGGTCGATCTGAATACGAAGCTGGAAGCGGACGCCGAAGTCTCGATCGTTACCCTCGACAGCGAAGAAGGGCTTGAGGTATACCGTCACAGCACGGCCCACCTGATGGCTCAGGCGATCAAGAGACTGTACGGCGAGCAGGCGGTCAAGCTTGGCATCGGTCCGGTGATCGAAGACGGCTTCTATTACGATATTGATATGGAAACTTCGCTGACGCCGGAAGATCTCGCGAAGATCGAGAAGGAAATGGAACGGATCGCCGGGGAGAACCTGGCCATCTCCCGCAGAGTCGTCTCCCGGGAAGAAGCGATCCGGATCTTCACGGAGCTCGGTGACCCGCTGAAGCTGGAGCTCATCAACGACCTGCCCGAGGATTCCGTGCTGACGATCTATGACCAGGGCGAATTCTTCGACCTCTGCCGCGGACCTCACCTTCCGTCGACGGGCCGGATCAAGGCGTTCAAGCTGCTCAGCGTGGCCGGGGCTTACTGGCGCGGCGATTCCAAGAACAAGATGCTGCAGCGCATTTACGGCACGGCGTTCGCCAAGAAGTCGGAGCTCGAAGAGCATCTGCACCTGCTCGAAGAAGCGAAGAAACGCGACCACCGCAAGCTGGGACGCGAGCTGAAGATGTTCACCTTCTCGAACGAGGTCGGACAAGGCCTGCCGATCTGGCTGCCGCACGGCGCCAAGGTTCGTCAGACGCTCGAGCGCTACATCGTGGATCTCGAGGAGCGTCTCGGCTACAACCACGTGTACACGCCGGTACTGGCGAACGTGGAGCTCTACAAGACGAGCGGCCACTGGGAGCACTACAGCGAGGACATGTTCCCTAAGATGGTTATGGACAACGAAGAGCTGGTGCTGCGTCCGATGAACTGTCCGCATCACATGATGGTGTACAAGAGCGACATGCGCAGCTACCGCGACCTGCCTGTTCGGATCGCCGAGCTCGGCACGATGCACCGCTACGAGATGTCCGGCGCCCTGACCGGACTGCACCGTGTACGTGCCATGACGCTTAACGACGCGCACATCTTCTGCCGTCCGGACCAGATCAAGGAAGAGTTCGCCCGCGTCGTGAACCTGATCCGTCAAGTGTACGCGGACTTCGGCATTACCGAGTACCGGTTCCGTCTGTCCTACCGGGATCCGAAGGATACGGAGAAGTACTTCCCGAACGACGAGATGTGGGAAATGTCCCAGCGCATGCTGAAGGAAGTCGTGGAAGAGCTCGGCCTTCCTTACTTCGAGGCGGAGGGAGAAGCGGCCTTCTACGGTCCGAAGCTTGACGTGCAGATCAAGACGGCCCTGAAAAAAGAAGAGACGCTGTCAACGGCACAGCTCGACTTCCTGCTGCCGGAACGCTTCCAGCTGGAGTACGTGGGCGCGGACGGCCAGAAGCACCGTCCTGTAGTCATCCACCGCGGCATTATCTCGACGATGGAGCGCATGACCGCCTTCCTTCTCGAGAACTTCGCTGGAGCGCTGCCGACCTGGCTGTGCCCTGTACAAGCCAAGGTGCTGCCGGTGTCGGGGAACTTCGACGCGTACGCCAAGGAAGTCGAATCCAAGCTGCAGGCGGCAGGCATCCGTGTGGAAGCCGACCTGCGCAACGAGAAGCTCGGCTACAAGATCCGCGAAGCGCAGCTCGAGAAGATTCCTTACATGCTCGTGGTCGGCGAGAATGAAGTGCAGTCCGGCGGGGCGTCCGTACGCCGCCGCGGCCAGGGGGACCTCGGTGCCCAGAGCCTGGATGAAGTGGCCGCATTGATTCTCGACGACATCCGCAGCAAGAAGGTGCAGTAA
- a CDS encoding glycosyltransferase family 4 protein yields MVKHILYLQPYPSQVGGVDTVLLQLIEGLDRTQYQPFVLLAGHSPYVERYESLGVKVFIGKLAVFGKPTSYRYYWDNTLKLFSTVRTVLDIIKKHRIDLVHSHKMELMGGNIAAKLKGIPSVQTVHELPRGMLPAYQMVGMLNHLLNDKVVVLCERSKVMFRWFGRESGKLTKIYNGIHFSKSNSDNASIPLREQLGVSAEEPLMMTVARLAPEKGIETLIRAAERFKADGNRGHFVIVGDATFEHEKVYKEKLFALAGELGMTDRVHFLGLRRDVPELLCQADVFVLSSVYDTFPTAVLEAMRAGLPVISTDVGGVPEMVRPENGLMTPVFDFNALSKAVTTMLSMDYKTMGRRGKEIMENEFSREAYVGQTVRLYEELWIQYGKGGRQVEYARS; encoded by the coding sequence ATGGTGAAACATATTCTATATCTCCAGCCTTACCCGAGCCAGGTTGGCGGGGTGGATACGGTGCTGCTGCAGCTAATCGAAGGCCTGGACCGGACTCAGTACCAGCCGTTCGTGCTGTTGGCCGGACACAGTCCCTACGTGGAGAGGTACGAGAGCCTCGGCGTGAAGGTGTTCATCGGGAAGCTGGCCGTATTCGGCAAGCCGACGAGCTACAGGTATTACTGGGACAATACGCTGAAGCTCTTCAGTACCGTAAGGACCGTGCTCGACATTATCAAGAAGCACCGGATTGATCTCGTACACTCCCATAAGATGGAGCTGATGGGCGGGAATATCGCAGCCAAGCTTAAAGGGATTCCTTCCGTACAGACCGTGCACGAGCTGCCGAGAGGGATGCTGCCGGCTTACCAGATGGTCGGAATGCTGAATCATCTGCTGAATGACAAGGTTGTCGTGCTGTGTGAGCGGAGCAAGGTGATGTTCCGGTGGTTCGGCAGGGAATCGGGCAAGCTGACGAAGATTTACAACGGCATCCACTTCTCCAAGAGCAATTCCGATAACGCTTCCATACCGCTCCGCGAGCAGCTGGGGGTGTCGGCAGAAGAACCGCTGATGATGACGGTGGCCCGGCTGGCGCCGGAGAAAGGCATTGAGACCCTGATCCGGGCTGCCGAGCGATTCAAAGCGGATGGGAATCGGGGGCATTTCGTGATCGTTGGCGATGCTACCTTCGAGCATGAGAAGGTCTACAAGGAGAAGCTCTTCGCACTGGCCGGTGAGCTGGGCATGACCGACCGGGTTCACTTCCTCGGACTTCGACGCGATGTGCCGGAACTGCTTTGCCAAGCGGATGTATTCGTGCTCTCATCGGTCTATGATACCTTCCCCACGGCGGTTCTGGAAGCCATGCGGGCGGGCCTGCCTGTCATCTCGACGGATGTCGGAGGTGTACCTGAGATGGTGCGTCCGGAGAACGGATTGATGACGCCGGTCTTTGATTTCAATGCATTATCGAAAGCGGTTACAACTATGCTCTCCATGGATTATAAGACAATGGGACGTAGAGGAAAAGAAATCATGGAGAATGAGTTCTCGCGGGAAGCTTATGTCGGCCAGACGGTGCGGCTCTATGAAGAGCTGTGGATCCAGTACGGTAAGGGCGGCCGGCAGGTGGAGTACGCCCGTTCGTGA